One region of bacterium genomic DNA includes:
- a CDS encoding helix-turn-helix domain-containing protein: MLSKEQIDRIIDLHFSNPSFSVASLAEMLGISGSYLRDEVHRLYHLSPFTIIENYRLEKATQMLLRDLDLYTICHASGYAHVRTFRDAVRKRLGKPPSELRGRNDSESIQNLHHPRDNVVITSTGKSPVSGPEIP, translated from the coding sequence ATGCTGAGCAAAGAGCAAATTGACAGGATCATTGATCTACATTTCAGCAATCCTAGTTTTTCGGTAGCTTCACTGGCTGAAATGCTTGGCATTTCCGGTTCTTACCTTCGAGATGAAGTGCATCGGCTATATCACCTCAGTCCCTTTACGATCATCGAAAATTACCGTTTAGAAAAGGCGACTCAGATGTTGCTTAGGGACCTTGATCTGTATACGATCTGCCACGCCTCGGGATATGCTCATGTGCGCACATTCAGAGATGCCGTGCGTAAACGTTTAGGTAAACCTCCTTCTGAATTGCGTGGACGCAATGATTCAGAATCCATTCAAAATTTACATCATCCACGCGATAATGTGGTGATAACGTCGACCGGAAAATCTCCTGTATCCGGCCCGGAAATTCCTTAG
- a CDS encoding Mov34/MPN/PAD-1 family protein gives MIGYQKIEIDKLPAQMLRKQLQKNPTGEICGALGGIKKNRTIYVASVYPIQNQSNRSNGFALSVNSLMEASSHFKMKGFKFLGIYHSHPSGLLHLSLRDLWLIRNTGIPLMIIVRFNHSFEAIAFGPVRRQNRIDKTNIQMRKTPAKNAFDSRS, from the coding sequence ATGATAGGGTATCAAAAAATAGAGATTGACAAACTACCGGCACAAATGCTTCGTAAACAATTACAGAAAAACCCCACCGGAGAGATTTGCGGAGCATTGGGGGGGATTAAAAAAAACAGAACGATATATGTTGCGTCCGTATATCCAATCCAAAATCAATCGAACCGATCAAACGGTTTTGCTCTATCCGTTAATTCATTGATGGAGGCCAGTTCTCATTTCAAAATGAAAGGGTTCAAGTTTTTAGGAATTTACCACTCGCACCCGTCCGGGCTTTTGCACCTTTCTTTGCGTGATCTTTGGCTGATTCGAAACACCGGAATTCCTTTGATGATAATTGTTCGATTTAATCATTCTTTTGAGGCTATTGCTTTCGGGCCTGTCAGACGACAAAATCGTATTGACAAAACGAACATTCAGATGCGAAAAACACCTGCGAAAAACGCCTTCGATTCCCGAAGTTGA
- a CDS encoding helix-turn-helix transcriptional regulator produces MKKKITGIHDTINKEFTKPEFSVQQLADHLGISTTYLRDLAWRQYSMCPYDMIENKRLERALSLLHDESLNMYEICRQSGYANPHTLRDAFKKRLGEAPADIRSRLHQEGRLMVLQSYLSQLKTNLQKTFNIGMKRSNKLRKTPAKNAFDSRS; encoded by the coding sequence ATGAAAAAGAAAATAACGGGCATTCACGATACTATAAACAAAGAATTTACAAAACCTGAGTTTTCGGTTCAGCAATTGGCCGATCATCTGGGCATATCAACAACTTATCTGCGTGATCTGGCATGGCGGCAATACAGCATGTGCCCGTACGATATGATCGAAAACAAACGACTGGAGAGGGCCTTATCATTGCTTCATGATGAATCCTTAAATATGTATGAGATATGCCGTCAGAGCGGTTATGCCAACCCTCATACGCTTAGAGACGCATTTAAAAAACGATTAGGAGAAGCACCGGCTGATATTCGCTCAAGATTGCATCAAGAAGGAAGATTGATGGTTTTACAATCATACTTATCACAGTTAAAAACGAATCTTCAAAAAACATTTAACATCGGAATGAAGCGATCTAATAAATTACGAAAAACACCTGCGAAAAACGCCTTCGATTCCCGAAGTTGA
- a CDS encoding patatin-like phospholipase family protein has product MGNLRPEEFVSEEIISVISNLKQNFELRNITKLITKDTNNRDIGFIDLVMEGGGVKGIATVGAIFALEQLGLRFRKVAGTSAGAINASFLAVGNDPRSEKSFHQLNILANKNFFDFVDGGNDAQTLVKDFGNKNSGLLKRIISGLRNALDIWNRYGINPGDEFRKFINDALMQLNNDKPFTVAELKHTQFQNQKILINNSPLVTDFQLVVSDVSYEDKSIFPKDLPAYVINDDRILVGDLVRASMSIPFFFEPFLLSQFTGQSNLKDNEDIVFVDGGVVSNFPLAIFDSGRNSNSGDYKKPQCPTFGLLIDEKLGTPRKPNSFSNLFKFSIAVFGTASEYGDKSYIKENPHAQERIIRISNEVGNGLKIGTTDFDVSDEDKKKLFKNGVDAVVSKLKNWNFDDYIKKFRS; this is encoded by the coding sequence GTGGGAAATTTAAGGCCTGAAGAATTTGTTTCTGAAGAAATCATCTCTGTCATATCTAATTTAAAACAAAATTTTGAACTCAGGAATATCACCAAACTCATTACCAAAGATACCAATAATAGGGATATAGGATTTATTGATTTGGTCATGGAGGGCGGCGGCGTCAAAGGAATTGCCACCGTCGGTGCGATTTTTGCTTTAGAGCAACTCGGGTTAAGATTCAGAAAAGTTGCCGGAACGTCCGCCGGAGCCATCAACGCGTCCTTTCTTGCTGTCGGAAACGATCCGCGATCGGAAAAATCATTTCATCAACTCAATATTCTAGCCAATAAAAATTTTTTCGATTTTGTAGATGGGGGTAACGACGCGCAGACTCTTGTAAAAGATTTTGGAAATAAAAATTCCGGATTACTAAAACGGATTATTAGCGGACTTAGAAATGCCTTAGATATATGGAACCGTTATGGTATAAACCCCGGCGATGAATTCAGGAAGTTCATTAATGATGCCCTCATGCAATTGAACAACGACAAACCATTTACCGTAGCCGAGCTGAAGCATACCCAATTTCAAAATCAAAAAATTCTCATCAACAATTCTCCCCTTGTTACCGATTTTCAGTTAGTCGTATCCGACGTTTCCTATGAAGATAAAAGTATTTTTCCAAAGGATTTGCCGGCTTATGTAATTAATGACGATCGAATTCTGGTCGGTGATCTCGTTCGTGCATCCATGTCTATCCCTTTTTTTTTCGAACCGTTCCTACTGTCTCAGTTTACGGGACAGAGCAATCTCAAAGACAATGAGGATATTGTCTTCGTGGATGGAGGCGTCGTATCCAATTTTCCGTTGGCAATATTTGATTCGGGCCGTAATTCTAATTCGGGTGATTATAAAAAACCCCAGTGCCCGACTTTCGGGCTATTGATCGATGAAAAATTGGGTACGCCCAGAAAGCCGAATTCGTTTAGTAACCTCTTCAAGTTTAGTATCGCTGTATTCGGAACCGCTTCAGAATACGGTGATAAATCGTATATCAAAGAGAATCCTCATGCTCAGGAACGGATCATTCGCATTAGCAACGAAGTCGGCAACGGGCTAAAAATAGGCACGACGGATTTCGATGTCTCCGATGAAGATAAAAAAAAATTGTTTAAGAACGGTGTTGATGCGGTGGTAAGCAAACTCAAGAATTGGAATTTTGACGATTATATCAAAAAATTCAGGAGTTAA
- a CDS encoding M15 family metallopeptidase, whose translation MNSMITDKQEKTLFRIPLRLDDIYPSVPPPINPPYELDEIMLTFGDIFNYVNQDGSIKRSWEEGQMGFADIPFTIPFSSYSDIKVGKIYCHKKLISTFTKVFQVIYEKNLHRHIQSYGGCYVYRNKNNQTHLSTHCWGIAIDLNPHTNAPGTRGDMNSDIVRVFQSHGFEWGGSWKKKYRNPMHFQWCSGY comes from the coding sequence ATGAACTCAATGATAACGGATAAACAAGAAAAAACGCTGTTTAGGATTCCGCTTCGTCTGGATGATATCTACCCGTCAGTGCCGCCGCCGATAAACCCGCCTTATGAATTGGATGAGATCATGCTGACGTTCGGTGATATTTTTAATTATGTCAATCAAGACGGTTCGATCAAACGTAGCTGGGAAGAGGGACAGATGGGATTTGCGGATATTCCATTTACCATTCCGTTCTCAAGTTATTCGGATATAAAAGTGGGCAAAATATACTGTCACAAAAAACTAATTTCAACTTTTACTAAGGTATTCCAGGTCATATACGAAAAAAATTTGCATCGGCATATTCAGTCGTATGGTGGCTGTTATGTGTACCGTAATAAAAACAATCAAACGCATCTTTCCACGCACTGCTGGGGTATAGCTATTGATCTCAATCCGCATACAAATGCGCCGGGGACAAGAGGCGATATGAATTCCGACATCGTTCGTGTATTTCAATCGCATGGATTTGAATGGGGTGGCAGTTGGAAAAAAAAATATAGAAACCCGATGCATTTCCAATGGTGCTCCGGGTATTAA
- a CDS encoding sigma-70 family RNA polymerase sigma factor yields the protein MLFSGTRFKDLSDSELIEAYRKSMNDRYLNELFSRYAYLVLFVCNKYFSNAEDSRDATMEVLEKLAQGIVKSDVKNFKSWLYVVTKNFCLNKLQKSKGLDFQFVPIDGDETNYFMYFSEIDSLIDEDDDHSLKMKQALKEAIEALDPHQRECLVLFYYEKKSYNEIMEIKNWDKDQVRSYLQNGRRNIKIYLKKSGLYVENIEN from the coding sequence ATGTTGTTTTCAGGCACAAGATTTAAAGATTTATCGGACTCCGAATTGATCGAAGCCTATCGAAAATCTATGAACGATCGGTATCTTAACGAACTATTTAGTCGTTATGCGTATCTCGTTTTATTTGTTTGTAATAAATATTTCAGTAATGCCGAGGACTCCAGAGACGCTACGATGGAAGTTTTGGAGAAACTGGCGCAGGGGATCGTCAAGTCTGATGTGAAGAATTTTAAGTCGTGGTTGTATGTGGTTACAAAAAATTTCTGCCTCAATAAACTTCAAAAATCTAAAGGCTTAGACTTTCAGTTTGTCCCCATTGATGGTGATGAAACAAATTATTTTATGTATTTTTCTGAGATAGACAGTCTTATTGATGAAGACGATGATCATAGTTTGAAAATGAAGCAGGCTTTAAAAGAAGCCATAGAGGCCTTGGATCCTCATCAGAGGGAATGTTTGGTGCTCTTCTACTATGAGAAAAAAAGCTATAATGAAATCATGGAAATTAAAAATTGGGATAAAGACCAGGTCCGTAGTTATTTGCAGAACGGACGAAGAAACATTAAGATCTATCTAAAGAAAAGCGGGCTGTATGTCGAAAATATCGAAAACTGA
- a CDS encoding CHAT domain-containing protein — protein MRILRVYILASAVLLGTLFAQEEAEENLRDTLRLRDLPWAEKELQSIASVVKSELYLRGDATEAAFKKNAGRFGIIHLAQHVILDDKEPLYSKFIFSDSPGSGEDGYLHLYELYNLRLRANMVVLSACQTGIGKNIKGEGMMSLARGFTYSGCPSVVMSLWSIDDKATSVIITDFYRKLAQGKPKDVALRDAKLNMIQSGDPVLSNPYYWSGLVVIGSTESLEIPPPENFISYRIYATAVIVSILVLLILIGIKRMKSVSH, from the coding sequence ATGAGAATTTTAAGAGTATATATTCTCGCATCCGCCGTTTTATTGGGAACCCTCTTTGCTCAGGAGGAAGCTGAAGAAAACCTCCGGGATACACTGAGGTTACGCGATCTGCCATGGGCGGAAAAAGAATTACAAAGCATTGCTTCCGTCGTAAAAAGTGAACTCTACCTGCGCGGCGATGCGACCGAGGCCGCTTTCAAAAAAAATGCCGGACGCTTTGGCATTATCCATCTCGCCCAACACGTAATCCTTGATGATAAAGAACCTCTCTATTCCAAATTTATCTTTTCTGATTCCCCCGGATCGGGGGAAGACGGGTATCTCCACCTTTACGAATTATACAATCTTCGGCTACGCGCCAATATGGTCGTACTGAGTGCATGCCAAACAGGCATCGGAAAAAATATCAAAGGCGAAGGTATGATGAGCCTCGCGCGAGGTTTTACCTACAGCGGCTGCCCCAGTGTCGTGATGAGCTTATGGTCTATTGATGATAAAGCGACTTCCGTAATCATCACTGATTTTTATCGTAAGCTCGCGCAAGGCAAACCCAAAGATGTCGCCCTGCGCGATGCTAAACTAAATATGATCCAAAGCGGTGACCCCGTTTTATCCAATCCTTATTATTGGTCCGGGCTGGTCGTCATAGGAAGTACGGAATCACTAGAAATTCCTCCTCCCGAAAATTTTATATCGTACCGGATTTACGCCACCGCGGTGATCGTTTCGATCCTTGTGCTTTTGATTCTCATCGGTATAAAAAGAATGAAATCCGTTTCGCATTAA
- a CDS encoding tetratricopeptide repeat protein: MKITISRKLLLVLAAGVAVLAGYFYVDMRREQNFLRSKEPLLSDTTQARLWFEEGVSLTEKSRYDSSLIFFERATGIYQRDSVWRFYIDGMNYIGDNFRRLGRYDTAFSILTANIDRSIRYLGETDVSTAMAINKMGLWYMDQGDDEKAKNNFNKALWIRKKTLPGDHIDIGWSYNNLGLVNYNSGYFTLALQYYDQALGVFMRTIGENSSPVAVLNNNMASVYQAQGNHEKALEHINRSLQIRKTLFGSDHVTLSENYTLMGTAYLRKGEMNQAFKLYNQALSVNERKYGLGHPTVGNNYYNLGFAFKEVGQMDTALSYYRYALNNWKKNYGLKHPVIARVSDEIGELFLEKNMYDSALFYFNNALTIWNNRPGAKGFRRAHEYSHIGMTYLKMGDVKKSLTYYEQALSINLEYYGSKHLEVSLCYSNMAGAHRIVKDYPAALRNIQKAIDALLIADSASGFMYRTRDAVKLMLALELKGDILQEYYEYKTQNLQHLKASFASYAMAVEWLDRTRREYVSEDSKILIGQRSIGLFEKAIQTATDLYKITSEKKYLNEAFIYSETSKAAVLSEVVSRQHAKRFVGIPDSLLEYEEQLRNRIGVYNKKLFSEQNSGGYGSPKFRYIQDQLFQLTSEYEAYLKHVEQTFPQLYSLKYKPLIMPLEAVQKLIPDSTVLLEYFIGNRHLYAFCVTRSGCAWAAAPVDSSLIGVVHALTTGIQTMNMALYSTSAHYLYNVVFKPFEKTSAVKLIVVPDGILSGIPFEALLPRLPDNQEDYATLNYLIKKYHISYAYSASLLFQPSSVSRDGLNDLAGFTSTTFK; this comes from the coding sequence ATGAAAATTACCATTTCGCGTAAACTTCTTTTGGTATTGGCAGCAGGCGTAGCCGTTTTGGCGGGTTATTTTTATGTTGATATGCGGCGAGAGCAAAATTTTTTACGATCAAAGGAACCCTTATTATCGGATACCACACAAGCAAGATTGTGGTTCGAAGAGGGCGTTTCTTTGACAGAAAAAAGCAGGTACGATAGTTCCCTGATTTTTTTTGAGCGTGCGACCGGTATCTATCAACGCGACAGCGTGTGGCGATTTTATATTGATGGTATGAATTACATCGGCGATAACTTTCGCCGCCTTGGCCGATACGATACGGCTTTCTCCATTCTCACGGCCAACATAGATCGGAGTATTCGGTATTTGGGGGAAACCGATGTATCAACGGCGATGGCAATCAATAAAATGGGTCTGTGGTACATGGATCAAGGCGATGACGAAAAAGCCAAAAACAATTTCAACAAAGCCTTATGGATACGAAAAAAAACACTTCCCGGCGATCATATTGATATCGGATGGAGTTACAATAACCTGGGGCTTGTCAACTATAACAGCGGTTATTTTACGTTGGCGTTGCAATATTATGATCAGGCGCTCGGCGTTTTTATGAGAACCATCGGGGAAAACAGCAGCCCCGTCGCCGTATTAAATAATAATATGGCCAGCGTTTACCAAGCGCAGGGAAATCACGAAAAAGCGTTGGAGCATATAAACCGATCATTGCAAATAAGAAAAACGCTTTTTGGAAGCGACCATGTCACGTTATCGGAAAATTATACGTTGATGGGAACCGCCTATTTGCGAAAAGGTGAGATGAACCAGGCGTTCAAATTGTACAATCAGGCGTTATCGGTCAACGAAAGGAAATATGGCCTGGGGCACCCGACGGTTGGGAACAATTACTATAATTTAGGTTTTGCCTTCAAAGAAGTCGGTCAAATGGATACGGCATTGTCCTACTATCGTTATGCTTTAAATAATTGGAAAAAAAATTACGGGCTGAAGCATCCGGTGATCGCGAGAGTGTCCGACGAAATCGGCGAATTATTTCTGGAAAAAAACATGTATGATAGCGCGCTTTTTTACTTTAATAACGCGCTTACTATTTGGAATAACAGACCCGGTGCCAAAGGTTTTCGCAGAGCGCATGAATATAGTCATATCGGTATGACGTATTTGAAAATGGGTGATGTCAAAAAAAGTCTGACCTATTACGAACAGGCATTGTCTATTAATTTAGAATATTATGGGAGCAAACATTTAGAAGTTTCCCTTTGTTATTCCAATATGGCCGGTGCGCACCGGATTGTAAAAGACTATCCTGCGGCTTTGAGAAACATTCAAAAAGCGATCGACGCGCTTTTGATCGCCGATTCGGCATCGGGATTTATGTACCGAACGCGCGATGCGGTCAAACTCATGTTAGCGTTAGAATTGAAAGGCGATATTTTGCAGGAGTATTATGAGTATAAAACGCAGAACCTTCAACACCTCAAGGCGTCGTTTGCGTCGTATGCCATGGCCGTAGAGTGGCTAGATCGAACGCGGCGGGAATATGTATCCGAGGATTCTAAAATCTTAATAGGTCAGCGTTCTATAGGGCTTTTCGAAAAAGCCATTCAAACAGCAACGGATCTTTATAAGATAACTTCTGAAAAAAAATACCTCAACGAGGCCTTTATTTATTCTGAAACAAGCAAAGCGGCTGTCTTGTCCGAAGTTGTGAGTCGTCAGCACGCCAAACGATTTGTCGGCATTCCCGATTCATTGCTGGAATACGAAGAACAATTACGCAACCGGATCGGTGTGTATAATAAAAAACTTTTTTCTGAACAAAACTCGGGCGGTTATGGCAGCCCCAAATTCAGATATATTCAGGACCAGTTATTCCAATTGACCTCGGAATATGAAGCCTATCTCAAGCATGTGGAGCAAACTTTTCCGCAATTATATTCTCTCAAATATAAACCGCTTATCATGCCACTTGAAGCCGTTCAAAAATTGATACCGGACTCGACGGTCTTATTGGAGTACTTTATAGGGAATCGGCATCTGTATGCGTTTTGCGTAACCCGATCGGGATGCGCATGGGCCGCGGCGCCGGTTGATTCATCGCTGATTGGAGTCGTGCATGCGTTGACTACGGGGATTCAAACGATGAACATGGCATTGTATTCGACTTCAGCGCATTATTTGTATAATGTTGTATTTAAACCATTCGAAAAAACAAGCGCCGTAAAACTGATTGTCGTGCCGGACGGTATTCTCTCGGGTATTCCGTTTGAAGCGTTACTGCCTCGGTTACCCGATAATCAAGAAGACTATGCTACACTCAACTATCTCATCAAAAAATACCACATTAGTTATGCGTATTCCGCTTCATTATTATTCCAGCCGTCTTCGGTCTCAAGAGATGGACTCAATGATTTAGCCGGCTTCACGTCCACCACGTTCAAGTGA
- a CDS encoding efflux RND transporter permease subunit encodes MRIWDFAVDNKVTVYILMMIIVILGTMSYSSLPREAAPDISIPLVIVSVPYVGVSPADMEGLVTQPMEKELKSLKDVKEITSSSKEGLSTIRVEFETGIDIDEALRRVRDKVNQTKPKLPSDILEPIISEINFSEFPIMFVTLGGDLGLARMKRIAEDLQDKIEAVPGVLSSDITGSLEPEVQVNCDINRLRGYSVSFDDVINAIRSENLTTPGGAINNGTTEYSVRIPGEFAAPKPIEDLIIKMRHGSPIYVRDVATVEYLFEDRSTYSRLNGSPVLTLSVKKRAGENLIQIADEVKTILSDEKANFPPGLHVRITNDASIDIKRSVKELENSVVTGMVLVVLVLFMFFGMKNSFLISTSIPISMLIGFVILSFMGVTLNFVVLFALVLVLGILVDDAIVVIENIYRHQHEYGKNPIQAAKDATREVSIPLATSTFTTISGFLPMLFWPGVIGDFMYYLPLTLIIMMGASIFTAYVISPTQGAQFIDYHKEMTALKSSMQQKHWWTHYNPFSRLYHYVDTHFFPRAQEKYVKTLKLTLRHKTMTVVLSGVLLFAMTFLFVMFNKGVEFFPETQPNQVSVNIAMPSGTPLEMTNAVTAMVEERLKHVEGVKDMEFVVANVGTSEDPFDFGGQGTPNKSQISINFYEKMKREKNTFETMESMREHAKGIAGAEIKVKGQENGPPVGAPVSIDLSGDDFRMLAQLSEKIQSEIRSIPGLVDLKDDYDAGKPEIQVIVDREKAALLEMSTGQIAMAVRTAINGTEASKFRVGEDEYKITVRLREDQRQSPSEIENLNITFMNNRGVLMSVPLASIATVVHSNGLSNVRRKDLRRVITISGDVQNRLANDVLHDVREKLKTFKLPNGYRIEYTGENKEMDKAMAFLAKTLVITILLIFLVLVSEFNSVKVPMVIMVSVPLSLIGVFLGLLLTGTPFGVIMTGIGVISLAGIVVKNAIVLLDFTKHLRGSGMTLDEALAEAGRTRLRPVLLTAATTILGILPLATGIDFDWREWHFIIGAESSDFWRPLGVAVIFGLTVSTFLTLVIVPTTYSWVEGITKTVGRWFKRETTV; translated from the coding sequence ATGAGAATTTGGGATTTTGCAGTCGATAATAAAGTCACGGTGTATATCCTTATGATGATCATCGTGATTCTGGGTACGATGTCATACAGCAGTCTTCCGCGGGAAGCCGCACCGGATATATCCATTCCTCTTGTGATCGTTTCCGTTCCTTACGTCGGCGTAAGCCCGGCGGATATGGAAGGACTCGTCACCCAGCCGATGGAGAAAGAACTCAAATCGCTGAAGGACGTCAAAGAAATCACGTCGTCTTCCAAAGAAGGGCTGTCAACGATACGTGTCGAATTTGAAACCGGGATAGACATAGACGAAGCCTTGCGTCGTGTGCGCGACAAAGTCAATCAGACCAAACCCAAGCTGCCGTCGGATATTCTGGAACCGATCATCAGCGAAATCAATTTCAGCGAATTTCCGATCATGTTTGTCACGCTCGGCGGCGATCTCGGATTGGCGCGTATGAAGCGAATCGCCGAGGATTTGCAAGACAAAATCGAAGCGGTGCCGGGAGTGCTGAGTTCGGACATTACGGGCAGTCTGGAACCGGAGGTGCAAGTCAACTGCGATATCAATCGCCTCAGGGGGTACAGTGTTAGTTTTGACGATGTGATCAATGCCATTCGCAGTGAAAATCTTACGACGCCCGGCGGGGCGATCAATAACGGAACGACGGAGTACAGCGTGCGCATTCCGGGCGAATTTGCTGCGCCCAAACCGATCGAAGATCTGATTATAAAAATGAGGCACGGTTCCCCGATCTATGTGCGCGATGTGGCTACTGTCGAATATTTGTTTGAAGACCGATCAACCTATAGTCGTCTGAACGGATCACCTGTGCTTACGTTAAGCGTCAAAAAACGCGCAGGTGAAAATCTTATCCAGATAGCCGATGAAGTGAAAACGATATTGTCCGATGAAAAAGCCAATTTCCCGCCCGGCCTGCATGTACGTATCACCAATGATGCTTCGATAGATATCAAACGTTCCGTGAAGGAATTAGAAAACTCCGTAGTGACGGGGATGGTGCTGGTCGTGCTGGTGCTCTTCATGTTTTTTGGGATGAAAAATTCATTTCTGATCAGCACGTCAATACCGATTTCGATGCTCATCGGATTTGTTATTCTCAGCTTTATGGGCGTGACGCTCAATTTTGTTGTTTTGTTTGCACTGGTGTTGGTCTTGGGTATTCTGGTGGATGATGCCATCGTCGTCATCGAAAATATATATCGTCATCAGCATGAATACGGTAAAAATCCGATTCAGGCCGCCAAGGATGCGACCCGGGAAGTGTCGATTCCCCTGGCTACTTCGACGTTTACGACGATCTCCGGTTTTCTTCCGATGCTTTTTTGGCCGGGTGTAATCGGTGACTTTATGTATTATCTGCCTTTGACGCTCATCATCATGATGGGGGCTTCCATTTTCACCGCGTATGTCATCAGCCCGACGCAGGGTGCGCAGTTCATAGATTATCATAAAGAAATGACCGCGCTCAAGTCTTCGATGCAGCAAAAGCATTGGTGGACGCACTACAATCCTTTTAGTCGTCTCTACCACTATGTGGATACGCATTTTTTTCCGAGAGCGCAGGAAAAATATGTTAAGACACTGAAACTGACACTGCGCCATAAAACCATGACCGTAGTGCTGTCCGGGGTATTGCTGTTTGCAATGACGTTTCTATTTGTGATGTTTAACAAAGGCGTCGAATTTTTTCCCGAAACGCAACCCAATCAGGTCTCAGTCAATATTGCTATGCCGTCGGGCACGCCCTTGGAAATGACCAATGCGGTGACAGCGATGGTCGAAGAGCGATTGAAGCATGTCGAAGGTGTGAAGGATATGGAGTTTGTGGTTGCCAATGTCGGTACGTCAGAAGATCCGTTTGATTTTGGAGGACAGGGCACGCCCAATAAATCGCAGATTTCCATTAATTTTTATGAAAAAATGAAACGTGAAAAAAACACGTTTGAGACGATGGAGTCCATGCGTGAGCATGCCAAAGGAATCGCCGGCGCGGAGATCAAAGTGAAAGGTCAGGAAAACGGACCGCCGGTGGGTGCGCCGGTGAGCATTGATTTATCCGGTGATGATTTTCGTATGCTGGCGCAGTTATCTGAAAAAATACAGTCTGAAATTCGTTCCATTCCCGGGCTGGTGGATTTGAAAGATGATTATGACGCCGGTAAACCGGAGATCCAGGTGATCGTTGATCGTGAAAAGGCGGCGTTGCTGGAGATGAGCACCGGGCAAATCGCGATGGCCGTGCGTACAGCGATCAACGGTACGGAGGCCTCCAAATTTCGTGTCGGCGAGGACGAATACAAAATCACCGTTCGTTTGCGTGAAGATCAGCGCCAGTCGCCCTCGGAAATTGAAAATCTCAATATCACGTTTATGAATAACCGCGGCGTGCTCATGTCCGTGCCGCTGGCTTCGATCGCTACAGTCGTGCACAGCAACGGTTTATCCAACGTACGCCGCAAAGATCTGCGACGGGTGATCACGATTTCCGGCGATGTACAAAATCGCTTAGCTAATGATGTGCTTCATGACGTGCGTGAAAAATTGAAAACATTTAAATTGCCCAACGGGTATCGGATCGAATACACCGGTGAAAATAAAGAAATGGATAAAGCGATGGCGTTTTTAGCAAAAACGCTGGTGATAACGATTCTTCTGATTTTTTTGGTGCTTGTGTCCGAGTTTAACAGCGTGAAGGTTCCGATGGTGATCATGGTATCGGTGCCGCTTTCATTGATCGGTGTGTTTCTTGGTTTGTTACTGACCGGGACGCCGTTCGGCGTGATCATGACGGGGATCGGTGTGATTTCGCTTGCCGGTATCGTGGTAAAAAACGCCATTGTGCTGCTGGATTTTACCAAACATTTACGCGGCAGCGGTATGACGCTGGACGAGGCACTTGCCGAAGCCGGTCGAACACGGCTCCGACCTGTTTTGCTCACGGCGGCCACAACGATACTCGGTATTTTACCTTTGGCAACAGGTATTGATTTTGATTGGCGCGAATGGCATTTCATCATCGGCGCGGAGAGCAGCGATTTCTGGCGTCCGCTCGGTGTGGCGGTCATTTTCGGTCTGACGGTTTCTACTTTTCTTACGCTCGTGATCGTTCCGACGACGTATTCTTGGGTAGAGGGCATTACCAAAACCGTCGGTCGCTGGTTTAAAAGAGAAACGACAGTGTAA